One Papaver somniferum cultivar HN1 chromosome 10, ASM357369v1, whole genome shotgun sequence genomic window carries:
- the LOC113317158 gene encoding uncharacterized protein LOC113317158, with protein MPCACHSLNLALCDMASSCPRAVSFFQVVQHIYNFFSGSTKRWTVFKKHVKGLTVKPLSDTRWESHIEAIKAIRFQAPEIRDALIELQEKLRSLDDSTLRNSCVKLEKYLSYEMEFDINGDELYTELKVLRSFLPNETKKAIDVLSFLTNMGGCYSNASISYRILLTIPVTVASAERSFSKLKLIKSYLRSTMSQERLNGLAMLSIEADMLSSIDYDSIINEFASVNAKRSIFTSITSIVSS; from the exons ATGCCATGTGCTTGTCATAGTCTTAACCTTGCACTTTGTGATATGGCCAGTTCATGTCCTAGAGCAGTCTCCTTTTTCCAAGTGGTGCAACATATATATAACTTCTTCTCAGGATCTACAAAACGTTGGACGGTGTTTAAGAAACATGTAAAAGGTCTTACGGTTAAACCATTATCAGATACTCGGTGGGAGAGTCATATAGAAGCTATCAAAGCAATCCGATTTCAAGCTCCCGAAATACGAGATGCCTTAATAGAGCTGCAAG AAAAATTAAGGTCTCTTGATGATAGTACCTTACGGAATTCTTGTGTGAAACTTGAAAAGTACCTAAGCTATGAAATGGAATTCGATATCAATGGGGATGAGTTATATACGGAGTTGAAGGTTTTGCGAAGTTTTTTGCCTAACGAAACAAAAAAGGCTATTGACGTGTTGAGTTTCTTAACAAATATGGGTGGCTGCTATTCAAATGCGTCTATTTCATATAGAATTTTATTGACAATCCCTGTTACAGTTGCATCTGCAGAAAGAAGTTTTTCGAAGTTAAAGTTGATCAAATCCTACCTTCGATCAACGATGTCTCAAGAAAGATTAAACGGACTAGCGATGTTATCCATTGAAGCAGATATGCTAAGTAGTATTGACTATGATAGTATTATAAATGAGTTCGCATCCGTAAATGCGAAAAGGTCGATCTTTACGTCCATTACTAGTATTGTATCTTCTTGA